TGTGGAATTTGAGGATCACCCGCAGTTTACAATTATCGATGTGTATGCACCGGATATGCTCGGTCTTCTCTACCGAATCACCGGAACAATTGCGCGCCTTGGCTTCAATATTTCGTTTGCAAAAATAGCCACTCGCGTGGACGGCATTGTGGATTCGTTCTATCTTTTAGATGCCAGTGGAAATAAGTTGGATGATCCCGCACAACAAGAAACGGCAAAGCGAGAAATTCTCGCGACGATTCAGACTCTCTCCGAATCGGGGCCTATAGCATAAGAATTCATTGATGAGCTAGTATGAATACTGCACACCCCATAGGCGTTTTTGATTCCGGTATTGGCGGTATGACTGTAGTCCGCGCATTAACGCATTACTTACCGCACGAAAATATTATTTATTTTGGCGACACGGCACGAGTGCCGTATGGACCCAAATCACCACAGGTTGTGCGTGAGTATGCCCTTCAAGATACAGATGTGCTGCTTCAACACGATGTGAAACTCATCGTCATCGCTTGCAACACAGTATCAGCCGTCGCTCTTGATGTTGTGCAGAAACGGGCAAAAGTTCCGGTTGTCGGTGTGATTCTTCCAGGTGCAGAAGCTGCCGCACGAGCAACAAAGAATAAGCGCATTGGCGTTATCGGCACAGTCGGTACTATCTTCAGCAATGCGTACACAAACGCCATTCGTCAGATTGATTCCGACATTAAAGTATTTGGTCAGCCATGCCCGCTTTTTGTTCCGCTTGCTGAAGAAGGTTGGATCGATCACAAAGCAACAGAATTGATCGCCAAAGAATATCTTTTCCCTTTGACACTCGAAAAAATTGATACGCTTGTGCTTGGCTGTACACATTATCCTATCTTGCAAAACCTCATC
Above is a genomic segment from Ignavibacteriales bacterium containing:
- the murI gene encoding glutamate racemase; translated protein: MNTAHPIGVFDSGIGGMTVVRALTHYLPHENIIYFGDTARVPYGPKSPQVVREYALQDTDVLLQHDVKLIVIACNTVSAVALDVVQKRAKVPVVGVILPGAEAAARATKNKRIGVIGTVGTIFSNAYTNAIRQIDSDIKVFGQPCPLFVPLAEEGWIDHKATELIAKEYLFPLTLEKIDTLVLGCTHYPILQNLIGKVLHQSVTLIDSGEATAFVVKNMLTDLKLNNTSTLKPNLQFFVSDVPHKFAEIGERFLGTKLGKVQRVSGFLN